The DNA region aaatgttttatgaggaaggaaattcaacatgtttgttagacctcaaagatacacacaaagcatttttggtaagtttacaagaaaactccacagagcaTCTTTAAGTTGTgagccataaaaccaaaacaatgagctgagagTTGCTATAAGTCTTTGTAGAACTGAGAGAAACTGCAGTCACGTGACACTTTTCACAAATTCACATACTCATTTGATCCAttcttaaaacagaaatattgattatagcagctttaagaatAACAGAATGTGACGGTGTTGCAAACCTGTCTTGTAGAAATGAAACTAGAAACTGTGCCACCTACCATATCTTCACACAGTCTCTAGGCCTGGCTTCTGAAAAGTCAGATGTGAACTTCTGTAATCTACAAAATACATTGCTAATTTTGTTATAGCACTCAGTGCTGCATGGCCTATGCGTTATATTACCATTTTACTAACTTGTAACTGTATCATTTTAAGTTTGATTGCTTTAATGCCAATTCATGAATAGTATTTTCATCACTGCATATCTCAAGACATTGTCCACTTACTGCACGTTGGGCCTTTAGTCCAGCTTCCAGCTATGCAAAAGATGGATTTTTTGCCGTCTGCTTCCTCTACAGTATATCCATCTTCACATTCATACTGCAGTTCTGAATCTACAGCAAACACCTCCTGGTATTCCTGATGAATGATGACTGCATGGGGGATTTTAGGGGGCTCACCGCATGCCTGAGTACttcctgtaaataaaaaaataaatcatgaatAGGAACAGGAAAAGGTGTCCAGATGGATAAATAAGTGATTGTTGTAGCTGGTGACATGGGCTTAAGATTTATACATTGATATTATTCTGGTCACCGttattgtatttttcacatttaacacATCTGACAGACTTACTCTCACAGACTGGCACAGAGGTCCATATTCCATTTATACATTCAGCTGTGGCGTCCTGGTCTTTTTGTTCATATCCTTCATCACATGTTATTCTTATTTTATGTCCCTCCTCATACCAACCATTTAACTTTTCAGTGTATTTTGCATTTGGGATAGTTGGTGGAATGCAGGCTTTTTCGTCTGaggacaaaaagaacaaaactacAGTCAACATTTCCAGACTTTACAGAATGACTTTCACAAATGCATAATATTAATACTTTCTAAATACAAAGTGATATCTACTTGTGATCCCTCTCTACGGGTTTATGTTAGAGGCGTTAAACTATACAGGGTTTCAAAGATTCAGGATTCATAGTGAATGTACTTGAATAAGCCATTAGTTTGTCGACAATATAAGATTTTAATTCTGTGTTGGCATcttatttcagacatttttattttagatttaaatGCTGGAATTATAGGcctctttgaaaatgtttcatctaAAACGATTAGCACCATCATGCAGAAAGGTGAAATGCCATTTTTTACGCTGcccatttatttaatttctgaaATAATATGGTGTGATTATTCTCTTTTCATTGAATCTGTCtatatagtttcagtttatCTTGTATGTATTGAGATAATTAATGACATCATTCCTTAGGCATACACAAAATTGCACGAACACCTTGAATTTAAAGGTTTCAAAGCACCTTCAGACAACCCAGTTAGAGATATTTATGAAACACTTACCTATACACTGTGGTTCATGAGACCATTTGCCATTTTGACATGTGCTTGTTGCCCACCATCCCTCCACTGCTGGTTTACGTCCATTATCGCAAGCATAAGTGAGCTCGCTTTCATGAGAATAAGTTTCTTGTTCAGGGACAAGATAACCACCACTCAGGCTGGGAGCACCACAATGCAGTGCTGCACTTTGAGCTGACTCACAACGATAAACAAAAGTATAtattaaacatatatttaacAAATTAAGACGTTTCTAAGTGACAGAATTTAATGTTCTTACCACGCAGCACCCCTGTGAACCAAACCAGGAGAACAAATCCGAGATATCTCACGCACATTTTGTGAAGAATTAAATCACCACGACAAAGCAGAGCTGAGAGCCCAGTTCAGATCCGGACCAGTTAATAATTGCCAAGGGCATTTCCCCAAAGAGCTAAGAAGTTAAGAAATAGTAAACATTATGCTGAgttactgtcaacatactgtTGCTTGGAATccaacacacaaatgtacaaatagGCTTTGTGTACTCTAGTTAGATCAGTCACATGTTGTATCTTGCTCAAATGAAGTTCCTTACATATGTAAACAAAGTTTACATACACAGATCAATGTAATGTACAGCTGTTGCTTCATTTGCTGTCAAATTCCTTCTttgattttaatacttttttcccACTTTGATACACACTGCCACGAACATATCTAAGAGTAGGGTTATTAATATTCTACAAAACATTGctcttattatttattgttattatttatttattttttttattattaatttgactTCTCAGACTGTTTTCTACAAAAATCCATGTGATTGTTTACAGTCCAGATTTCAAGTTGATTGCCCGGACTGCTGTGATCAGAGGTCAGCATtatgaaataacaaaaacacagtcacGTCAATGGACAGATTTTAGAAACAGAGGGAAATTCTGTAAAGATACATTTAATTATATagcaaacagacacagtgtCATGTTCCATATTAGCTTTTAGTCGTGGGATATTTAACTTGTGGTCAGACAGTTTGTCTTTGAGTTGCAGCTCAAACTCTGATTGCCATCTGCTGGATCCTCGTGTGCTctgcatcatttcattcagtcCTAAAACTAGACCGTTTTCATGGAGgacattttaagatgtcacagtaggaaaagcacaggtgtaaataataaaattaatgatggctgaattccatttagctgcttcagtttcagggtcctggtattgtccATGCTGGTTCATtctcacactgtcatggcttactgggataCTTGAATACAAcaaattgttaatgttattagtaaaacctgtgcttttcctactatgacaagtcaaaatgactgctgtgaaaaagacgTTTTCTAATAAATGGATTATAAATTGGATTGACACACACTGCTCCCCCCAACACTCAACAGCTGGCCAGTCAGAGCTCCTGCTGTTGAACTTTTTAGGTGACACACTGCTTATTTATCTTTAAATTTAAGAGAGCTGTCTTTAAATTAAAGCAATCATAAATGCAATCTGTAAGTGTGTAGATGGAATCTGTAGGTAGACTTAAATaaatgcctttaaaaaaattgtgatttaattttaagttaataattcataatttaaatGCAGATTAAGGAAATACAATTAATTGGCAAATGTATCTGTCTTTATAAATTCTAGCCATGCTAGGGGTGTGGCTCTATTGATGGcacctctttggtccagactaaaatatctcaacaactagtggatggattgccatgaaatttggtatagacaATCATGTTGTTATGAAGCATAATGACTTTGGTACtcctttaacttttcatgtcatttaatttgcccagtactttggtttatgcccaaatacctgcaaaactaatgacattcccattctCTTgtcttttgctaattatttattGTTGCTACGCTAACAtgactaaactaagatggttgGTCTCATAAATCAAGCTTGTCAAACAGGTTCAAGTAACAAGCATGTTACGTGTTTAAATCTGATGATCTCTAAAATGACAGCGTGTCACATTATAAGGGCAAAGTTGTTCAGAGCAAATACTTTGTCATAGAACGTTTATTAAATTTGATATGCACTAAACCTGCACATTGAATCGTGTCATGTACAGTGTGAGTTACCTCCATGTGCTCCTGGTGTGTGAGGCCGAAGTCTGTGAATTCAGCGAAGTTGCTCTCTTATAGACAACTATCTCATTGTCTTGACAAACAAATATCATCTTTAGATAACGAGAAAATCTTATCATGTTGTTCCAATCGGTCTTCCTCATTTTATGAGAAGTGTACAGCTGCAATGTATTTCAAAAATATTCATAGATTCGAAATGAGGaagaaggagtagatgtaagTTTGCGAATTTTAAAGtagttaactgaactttttgtAAAGAAACCATATCAGACCCAAATGATCGTTTAAAGCAGAGTATGTTACAAAAAGGATTGTTGCCTGCTGAGGCTGCAATGAATCCCTTGCTGAGACTACAATTGTCGCCTGCTCAAGGGGTTCATTGTAGCCtcactgggggaaaaaaaagcccAATGTGTGGCTTGAACTCTGGTTTACAGCACCAAAGGAAATAGCTCTTCCACTAAGCAATCTGTGTTGGTAAAATATCAGGGGAGATATCTGTGGAGAGAGTgagtatttattatttcagatAGCAATATGCtcaaaaaaactttaaatctgTACTTTCTCCTGTGGGATTCCTTTATTCTTGAAGATACACACAATCATAAATGTGTCAGCCAATGAGAAGCAAGGGGGCACTGAAGGCCCACccaccaatgaaaacaaaacattgagtgGTAAATTAGTTTTGTCAGTAAGAATGGAACAAGAAATCGATTTTCTGGTTTCTGGCCGCACGGTTCAAACGTACCTTGGTCTTTGATCACAGGTTTCACTCAGATTACCAGTAACAtgagttttaaaaagaaattaagaacAGCAATTATTCAGAAAGAAATCAGTTTAGGCTACATATGAGATTCTGTATGCAAAGCTGGATTACACTTGTGGTGCTAACTTGGGCAATGCTTCACTGTGCACTAGTAGTATTGTGCAGTTATTTATCCTACATATACCTATCTTGTTAACtctattatttgttttaaacatttactgttGAGGTGACATTATGTTTGTAAGAGAACCAttcttctctctcacttttatttaattttgttttgatgataTTGTGGACTATCTATAATGTGATGTTTGAATGTCTTgccttgtttgtcttttgtgtggaccccaggaagaatAGTTGTTACTGCGGCAAAAACTCATGGGGATcctaaataagtaaataaatgaataaaatggcCATGACGCGTCTTGGTAAGGCAGCCACATGTAGCATTTCATAAATGCAGGCTTCAGGTGCTAATTTGCCAGACGAGCtgtaaatagtttttggacagttgtgttttctgttttgaaa from Siniperca chuatsi isolate FFG_IHB_CAS linkage group LG13, ASM2008510v1, whole genome shotgun sequence includes:
- the LOC122887120 gene encoding complement factor H-like isoform X1, which gives rise to MCVRYLGFVLLVWFTGVLRAQSAALHCGAPSLSGGYLVPEQETYSHESELTYACDNGRKPAVEGWWATSTCQNGKWSHEPQCIDEKACIPPTIPNAKYTEKLNGWYEEGHKIRITCDEGYEQKDQDATAECINGIWTSVPVCERSTQACGEPPKIPHAVIIHQEYQEVFAVDSELQYECEDGYTVEEADGKKSIFCIAGSWTKGPTCRIRPGTGLGGSTVGGTHGGHTTSTGSGTQPASGGGGIRPGTGLGGSTVGGTHGGHTTSTGSGTQPASGGGGTGPLTRHVSNCGKPPIVPNGEVLETNRLFLKYRCGTFYKLMGPETVVCYSDGTWSEVPTCRVAYCAVDTDEYPDLKHAGVKYIKDGESLRFECVDLWLVTNYSEGRCTDGRMTFTRCCNKFQLNTNIC
- the LOC122887120 gene encoding complement factor H-like isoform X2; amino-acid sequence: MCVRYLGFVLLVWFTGVLRAQSAALHCGAPSLSGGYLVPEQETYSHESELTYACDNGRKPAVEGWWATSTCQNGKWSHEPQCIDEKACIPPTIPNAKYTEKLNGWYEEGHKIRITCDEGYEQKDQDATAECINGIWTSVPVCERSTQACGEPPKIPHAVIIHQEYQEVFAVDSELQYECEDGYTVEEADGKKSIFCIAGSWTKGPTCRIRPGTGLGGSTVGGTHGGHTTSTGSGTQPASGGGGTGPLTRHVSNCGKPPIVPNGEVLETNRLFLKYRCGTFYKLMGPETVVCYSDGTWSEVPTCRVAYCAVDTDEYPDLKHAGVKYIKDGESLRFECVDLWLVTNYSEGRCTDGRMTFTRCCNKFQLNTNIC
- the LOC122887120 gene encoding complement factor H-like isoform X3, which translates into the protein MCVRYLGFVLLVWFTGVLRAQSAALHCGAPSLSGGYLVPEQETYSHESELTYACDNGRKPAVEGWWATSTCQNGKWSHEPQCIDEKACIPPTIPNAKYTEKLNGWYEEGHKIRITCDEGYEQKDQDATAECINGIWTSVPVCERSTQACGEPPKIPHAVIIHQEYQEVFAVDSELQYECEDGYTVEEADGKKSIFCIAGSWTKGPTCRIRPGTGLGGSTVGGTHGGHTTSTGSGTQPASGGGGTGPVSNCGKPPIVPNGEVLETNRLFLKYRCGTFYKLMGPETVVCYSDGTWSEVPTCRVAYCAVDTDEYPDLKHAGVKYIKDGESLRFECVDLWLVTNYSEGRCTDGRMTFTRCCNKFQLNTNIC